The DNA sequence tgtaatattttaaattaaaaaaatttaaatattataaaaaacgGAGATTCAGGTTTCTGGGTATTTGAATTCCCATGTATTTTATTGAAACATATATAGGGTCAGACTACATTGACTTTATTACATTTCTTTCTCTCAATCTTTCACATAAAACCCACAAGTTCAGGTTCAAGTTCAAGGTTTAGAACACCCCACTCCAATTTGagttttcttatttctttcgTCTTCTTCGATGGGAGCTAGTTTTTCATCCTCAATGGCGGACGATGATGGTCAGGATCAGCACGGGCTTGATGATTTACCGGAGAACTGCGTGGCAATGATTTTGATGAACTTGGAGCCGCCAGATGTTTGTAAATATGCCCGATTGAGTAGAGTATTTCGTGCGGCTTCGTCTGCGAATTTCATCTGGGAATCTAAGTTACCCTGCAACTATTTGTATGTTATGGATAGAGTTCTCGAGAATTCGGCCATGGCAAAGGACAAGTTAGAGAAGAGGGAGATCTATTCCAGGCTTTGCAGGCGAAACTTGTTTGATAATGGCACTAAGGTAAACTCTtaactctttttctctctctttatcCCGATTTATGTCTCTCTTTGTTTGTTTGGATTCATTAATTGATTTCTTTATGGAAATTTAGGAATTTTGGCTGGATAAAACTACGGGTAATAGCTTTTTGTCGATTTCTTCAAAAGCCTTGAGGATTACCGGGATTGATGATCGGAGATATTGGAATTTCATTTCGACTGAGGAATCTAGGTGAGCTTGTATACTACTTTCAATGTAATTCTTTTGTTTTCAAACTTATATGTTCTTTCTGGGTATAAGCCTAAGCTTTTATCTTGTTTTTGGACCGTAGGGATGTTCATCATGTTTTGATTTGTTTAGTAAattattttccttttctttttattctattttggaacttatatatacatgttatcTAGAATTTTCTTGTTCTAGTACACGTTTGTTAGATAGAATTTGCAATATTATGATAAGAAACCATTTTCTTGCCATAAGTAGGATGGAAGTTTTTCTTTGTATGTCTTCTATGTAAAGTTATTTACTTTCCATATAAGTCTTTAGGCACCAGTTATCAATTTCATTTTGAATTGAGTCATTTTGAGGGGCGAACATCTTGAAATTTACTGCTGTCAGAGTCTGATAACTTGTAATATATTACCTTCTACTTACACTCTTGACTTTCTATGCTCTTGTACTTAAAATATCCGATTCAACATAAGAACCTGAACCTTATTCATTTTCCTTCAATTTCAGATTCCAGACAGTTGCTTATCTCCAACAAACCTGGTGGTTTGAAGTGGAAGGAGAGATTGACTTTCAATTCCCCAAGGGAAAATATAGCATCTTCATTCGACTCCAGCTTGGCCGGTCCTCTAAGAGACTGGGGCGTCGGGTTTCAAACTGCGAACACGTTCATGGTTGGGGCATAAAGCCTGTAAAGTTTCAGCTCAATACTTCTGATGGCCAACGTGATGTATCGCAGTCTTTTTTGGAGAATCCGGGAAACTGGGTCAACTACCATGTGGGAAGTTTTGTTGTAGAGAATCCCACAGCTTTGATGAAGATCAAATTTTCAGTAACCCAGATTGATTGTACTCACACCAAAGGGGGTGTTTGTGTGGACTCTGTATTTATACGGCCCAGTAGTGTAGGAAAAGAGGCTTAGTCATTGTTGTAAACACTGGGCAGGGCAAGCGACTGAGCTGTATATAAAGGAAGTTTGCTTACAGTTAGGAAGAGTTTTTGCCGCCCAACCAGAAGAAGGTTTGtctaaatatggtcaaaatggGAGAGCCTGTGTTTTTGAGGAGGTAATTGTGTATATATTGCAAATGGCTTTCACTTTAGAGTTTTTTCTCCTCAAAAATAATAGACCTTATGCACTTTGTACCATATGAGAAATGCAATGCATATTTCTTTCTTGTGCTTCTAGACTAGTAGAGCATTTACTGGAAACTATGGTAATTTACAAAATCTCTGTTGACAAGTCAGCAAGATAAAAATACCGATAGATACACAAACATTAGGTTAGATGGCAATAATAGAGGATAATTTTGAAAGAAACTTGTACAACTAAAATCTAAAATCTGTAGCATAGTCTGGTAAACACAATAGTCTTACACGTTTTAATGAAGTGCCTCCTACCTTGGTATTTCCCAGGCATATCTTGGTCACAAAGTTACCAAGAGCCAGTCCAACGACTACTCCACTTATCTATGTAGCCCATCATAGCAGATCATCACAACTGCTGTCAAAGGTGTTAGAGTTGGTTTCCCTGCGGTATAAGCTCCGAGAGATCGTTGAGAGAGAGGTTAAAGCTTGCTAGGTAAGTAGGTTGCAGAGTTCATTCCTCAGGAATTCAAATTTGGAAGAAATTTGAAGAGGATTGATCTCAGTAGTTATTGGATTTCAAGGGCAACTTCTATGATCTTTGGAAGCATGCAAGATGCTTGAGTTTCTTCATCTCTCAAAGAAATCAACATTTGATGTCTTCCCCACTCGGTTAGGGACTCTTCCCTCTGTAACTACTGACATTCAGATTCAGAACTGTTAAAATCATGGAACACTTCACCAATCACTAAGGTAGTTCTCCAGTGAAGTTGCTTTTATACAAATCAATGATCAAGAGAACTCGTTTCATATCAACAGAGAAATTTCTTTTGTCAGTCTGTTGTTTGAAACATCATAAAACTCTGTTGATGGTTGTGGAGTCAGCAGTGATCCTTGAGTTGAGCTGGTAGAGAAATGTCTTTAAGATGGCCCAAAAGCGCCAATATCTCCGCGTCAATTGCACAAAGGAAAAATACTAACCCCTTGAACTTCAATTGCAACCGTgcaatttattttgatgtaGCTCAATATGGTATAGTTGGGAAAGTATTTTTAACCAGGAAGAGATTGGACGAGTGATTAAATTTAGTAAAGTTTAGCTGGGTGAGGTTTTGAATAGAACATGGTACGTCGCCCCTAAAATTGCTGAGCTGGCTAAGGTTTCCTATAGCCAAAATGGCATCTGACCAATCGGCTGAGGTTTTTCAAGGTCTAGCAAAATAAGTTTGCCAATTGAAGACGGAATATGTGCTAAAAATTTTGCACTATGTAAGGTTCTACACATGAAAAGATTAAGTTTTAGCAAGTAGCAAAAAAGGGAACAGCTTCATTCCACAAAGCACTTGATTTACAAATCAAAGCATCATTGGCTTAAGAAGAGAGAAACCATATATTTGAAGCCAGTCCATGCTCATCTTTGTGGAGAAACCTGCATCAATAGCTAGCAACAAACCATTTTGAATAGAACAAAATTCAGTAGTAAGAAAATCATGATAAGGGCTGTCGAAAAAGACTCTGTAGGCCGCCAAAACAGTCCCACTGGCCACTGCTGTCATGGGCAGCAGCTCCCAGCCTTCCCTAGCCTTAAGTAGTCATTGCAGCACCCAGCAGCAGGGGTCTCCCAATTGGTTTCATCCCTACACACAGTCCATTCCTTAGTACCCTCTACATTTTGAAAATCAATCAGAAATATGCAGCTTCATCCCTGTTAATCACACTCAGCATTGGCGTACCACAATTACCAAGTAACAGTAGTAAAgaactcaaaattttcttttgACAAAGCTTGGCTCAGTCTGGTTAGAAAAGAGATaacaattgttattattttaagtaCAACACTGAGAGAATGCATCGCCAtgactaattatatatataaaaaagtcaAATGTAATATTTGTACAAAATAGTATAACATGCTCTACACCACTTTTATAACGACCACTTTCacgattattaaaaaaaaaaaaaaaaaaatccacttTCACAATTTGTCATCATGCTAAGTTTTCCATGTtagcaaaattaataataaacccaagatctatttgtatataacatagaacacaataataagatataataattaggtatgtgtacctgattgatccatagcaattatctctgattgatccacagcagttactccaattcgatagtgcaatactatcaactaagtcttcctccctagatctctaaatcagaagcactttattttttgattatcaatatagtgtgggcttttctagttgactgaagcctttgatgagcaggcccagcccaactagggttttgtagctaagtcccctccctaactctataaatacatattgtctcatcacaattgtataccttttgataatcagataaaataaactcatttcgatttagagatctaggaggaagacttagttgatagtattgcactatcgaattgaGTAATCGtcgtggatcaatcagagataattgctatggatcaatcaggtacacatactcaattatcatatactactattgtgttctatgttatatacaaatagatcttgggttaattgttaatttatataacatgtggtatcagattgcctattgtatatgatttagaacctataattagtataattaatttgtatatattaattattcataatttcatattaatttcgttattattttatgtgcaattttttgtttttaaatcttaaaactttaggggttttgtttattattaaattctcgttctattgatatattatatgcatgaaatcattgtgtatattaagagaattttaaatttaaagttttaggatttatatgattataatatgaaattatattttgtgtattttgattttattgtttttgatctaaaattgattattGATAACTCATTATCAATTGTTTAAGAATGTtcctacataattaatttcggatTTAAACTAAGATTagcattacaatttttttttttttgtgttcttcaattttCGGATTGGTATTGTCTTGAAATCTAGAGATTTAACCTTTAATACCCGAAATTAGTAGCGTAGATCAATTAGAAATTCAATCCCGAGCAAAACCCATCCAAAATCCCCACTTTTCGACGAATTTTTGGCCGGAAAACGATGCTTGCACCCGATCGATCCAAACCGGTCACGTGACCCGAACCGCCGGACCCGCCGGAGGTTGAAGACAACTCCCGCccgcgaagcccactcgcgttgtgcgcgcgtgggggcgcgtggggCCGGCTGGGATGTCCGTTTTCGACGATTTTTTTTTCAGcgttattagaatttaatttctgatttttctatgatttttaattaattttttgactccgtttaataattattattattttaatgataattatgtagttaaaaaattattaaaaatattttttgatgatttttcgaaatttgtcaatcatagaaaattttttaagtttcttctcgttccataaaacatagtcactctcttatttaatttattttgactatgtagtctccaccaattttcttatattcacatcttttgattaattgttgttctaaagttataaaacttgattatttgatataaaaataaagtgttatggtggacactttatttttttattatcaatataataaaagcaattatatatctcttttggaaatttggttgaaaattattaattttcaatgattgttttatcaccaaatttcacatgttgaagaaaatattatatttttggttgactatatgtgtaattacttgcccaaaggtagtatttacatatattagttcacattccatgaagtgagttaatattaaatgtatatattttaattatttgcccaaaggtaataatttaaatatataaatttattattattttttgtttgaattaatacatatttttaagaaatttatttgcccaaaggtaataaaattcttaaatgatatgtattttttctttgttgttaacttcatgaaggtaaatcatgtgtgtgttatattctcaccccaaaggggagtttataatgactactgattctacaatattttctaatacattgctcatattgcttattcaagttttaatttttgaatttttcagtctccttttctgtgaacaacaataatgcttccatccatattttgaatgcttccaactacaagacatggaaacgagatgtggaatttactttaggcatcatggatttggacttgtgcctacgagaagaaaaacctgctgatcttactgactccagtacagctgccgagagaactcatcatgcacaatggaaaaattcaaatcatcttagtctcAT is a window from the Cannabis sativa cultivar Pink pepper isolate KNU-18-1 chromosome 1, ASM2916894v1, whole genome shotgun sequence genome containing:
- the LOC115707609 gene encoding F-box protein PP2-A13 codes for the protein MGASFSSSMADDDGQDQHGLDDLPENCVAMILMNLEPPDVCKYARLSRVFRAASSANFIWESKLPCNYLYVMDRVLENSAMAKDKLEKREIYSRLCRRNLFDNGTKEFWLDKTTGNSFLSISSKALRITGIDDRRYWNFISTEESRFQTVAYLQQTWWFEVEGEIDFQFPKGKYSIFIRLQLGRSSKRLGRRVSNCEHVHGWGIKPVKFQLNTSDGQRDVSQSFLENPGNWVNYHVGSFVVENPTALMKIKFSVTQIDCTHTKGGVCVDSVFIRPSSVGKEA